One Fictibacillus halophilus genomic window, GAAATGGAAATGAACTTACGAGCGTCCTAATAATTGTCGGGCAGCTCCTTCGTCCGTGATTAAAACCTTTTTCGGACCGTGTTTCATGAATGCTGCGATCGCATCGGATTTAGAAGATCCGCCTGCTACCGCCATAATGAAATCACTATTCTGCAGCTCATCTAGCTGCAAGCCAATCGTGCGTACGCGATGAACGACTTCACCCTGCTGATCAAAGTAATAACCGAACGCTTCTGCAACAGCTTTTTCTTTCTCCAGCTTTTGAAGAAGAGATGGGTCAGAGTTTCGACGAACTGCCATTGTTTTAGCATCGCCAATCCCGTGAAGCACTATACCAGCGGAGTGTATGAGCTCCATGACTTCTTTAACACCAGGCTCAGCCATCAAAGAGAGATACGTTTCTTTGCTTAACTGATCCGGTAGATGAAGCAGCCTGTATTCCCCGTTCGCTTTTTGAGCCATCGTGGAACAAATGGTGTTCGCTTGGTTCTCAACTTTCTCACCAAGTCCGCCTCGGGCAGGAACGAACAATAACTGTTGT contains:
- a CDS encoding sugar-binding transcriptional regulator; protein product: MKKLIEIQKKLMPDLLETMRKRYNVLNVVRIHEPIGRRSLASTLNLTERVLRSEVSFLKDQGLLNIQTAGMSLTTEGHDILLELSEMMKELSGLYVLESKLKEMLNLSEVIVVPGDSDQDVWVKNDMGKAAADRLKRQLSAKNIIAVTGGTTLASVAEMMTPIQKGQQLLFVPARGGLGEKVENQANTICSTMAQKANGEYRLLHLPDQLSKETYLSLMAEPGVKEVMELIHSAGIVLHGIGDAKTMAVRRNSDPSLLQKLEKEKAVAEAFGYYFDQQGEVVHRVRTIGLQLDELQNSDFIMAVAGGSSKSDAIAAFMKHGPKKVLITDEGAARQLLGRS